The following are encoded in a window of Mannheimia varigena genomic DNA:
- a CDS encoding OmpA family protein — translation MEKTTLFRGLLLSSVALAVAACGNLSKVSDEGTTENPVFPKIAESEFNHDGSQFGSWPNWENVRQIEKGMNKDQLYNLIGRPHFEEGLYAVREWDYAFNYRENGVHKICQFKILFDKNMNAQSFFWYPNGCNGNSSFTLTGDFLFDFDKDTLTTKGKEVVDNVAQQLKTSKAQQVKVAGYTDRLGSEQYNLDLSQRRSNTVKARLIQQGVSAQIEAVGYGKANQVKACDGESGQALKDCLRPNRRVEISANGGVMKQNEGGNVAGPNGPAPLYQTPAYNGTK, via the coding sequence ATGGAAAAAACAACACTTTTCCGTGGTTTATTACTATCGTCTGTTGCATTAGCAGTCGCCGCGTGCGGTAACTTAAGCAAAGTAAGCGATGAAGGTACAACGGAAAATCCAGTATTCCCCAAAATTGCTGAATCTGAATTTAACCACGATGGTTCACAGTTTGGCTCATGGCCAAATTGGGAAAATGTGCGTCAAATTGAAAAAGGGATGAATAAAGATCAATTATATAACCTAATTGGTCGCCCTCACTTTGAAGAAGGTTTATACGCAGTTCGTGAATGGGACTATGCATTTAACTATCGTGAAAATGGTGTTCACAAAATCTGTCAATTCAAAATCTTATTTGACAAAAATATGAATGCTCAAAGTTTCTTTTGGTATCCAAATGGCTGTAACGGAAATTCATCATTTACATTAACGGGTGACTTCTTATTCGACTTCGATAAAGATACTTTAACCACTAAAGGTAAAGAAGTAGTTGATAATGTAGCTCAACAATTAAAGACATCTAAAGCTCAACAAGTTAAAGTTGCAGGTTACACAGACCGTTTAGGTTCTGAGCAATACAACTTAGACTTATCACAACGCCGTTCTAACACAGTTAAAGCACGTTTAATTCAACAAGGCGTGAGCGCTCAAATCGAAGCGGTTGGTTACGGTAAAGCAAATCAAGTAAAAGCCTGTGATGGTGAAAGTGGTCAAGCGTTAAAAGACTGTTTACGCCCTAACCGCCGAGTGGAAATCTCCGCAAACGGTGGCGTGATGAAACAAAATGAAGGCGGTAACGTTGCAGGTCCTAATGGTCCGGCTCCGCTTTACCAAACCCCTGCGTACAACGGTACTAAATAA
- a CDS encoding YbjQ family protein gives MIITTTPIIEGKQIAEYKGLVFGEVVSGANFIRDFLAGITDVIGGRAGAYESKLNNSRKQALAELEKEAKKVGANAVVGVSMEYQSMGGDKGMFIVVATGTAVILR, from the coding sequence ATGATCATAACAACAACACCAATCATTGAAGGTAAACAAATTGCTGAATATAAAGGTTTAGTATTTGGTGAGGTAGTCTCAGGTGCAAACTTTATCCGTGATTTTTTAGCGGGTATTACAGATGTAATTGGTGGCCGTGCAGGTGCTTATGAAAGCAAATTGAATAACTCACGTAAACAAGCATTAGCTGAGTTAGAAAAAGAAGCAAAAAAAGTAGGAGCAAATGCGGTAGTCGGTGTCTCAATGGAATATCAATCTATGGGTGGTGATAAAGGGATGTTTATTGTAGTAGCAACAGGTACGGCGGTTATTCTTCGCTAA
- the narQ gene encoding nitrate/nitrite two-component system sensor histidine kinase NarQ, translating to MIAFAAIISGISLGIMWSNKSDASLINVSGSLRMQSYRLLSEMDLRQENLAERLLEYHRTLHSTELSSLKQSWLLPDNVIYSYQQLLKDWYAMQSYVNQGDRASYATHIEDYVRKVDNFVFRLQEFAELKLKIATGVIAVSMLLIIALAYIGVWYTRKKIIRPLEQLVKASWQIQNKDFDHIKLAVNEPNELGLLSSTFTEMSNELLKLYTSLEDKVQDKTRRLLAVNRSLLVLYQCSQLLTAKPINKEVLNQVLKTVFDNEHLLGIKLHIYGAEHWNVSIGNASQAEWISTEIAIENEKLGILSWKPSLLCPDERLLQNVSEMIGRSIYVVQVQKQQQQLVLMEERAIIARELHDSLAQSLTFFKIQVSLLKLAQNDEKRNSILTVFEKALNDAYSQLRELLTTFRLTIQEANLQQALEKTLESLRPKTEAQLRLSCKLPSHMFNAQQQVHILQIVREAVVNAIKHSQATEIDVIAETNDEGEHCLIIQDNGIGLSTHTEPEGHYGLTIMQERSAELKADFSIENIESGGVKVKIVLPNMINIR from the coding sequence ATGATAGCCTTTGCTGCTATCATTAGTGGCATTTCACTTGGCATAATGTGGAGCAATAAATCTGATGCCAGTTTAATTAATGTATCAGGTTCATTGCGTATGCAAAGCTATCGCCTTTTGTCAGAAATGGATTTAAGGCAAGAGAATTTAGCCGAGCGTTTGTTGGAATATCATCGCACTTTGCACTCAACAGAACTGAGTTCTCTTAAGCAAAGTTGGTTACTACCTGATAATGTAATATATAGCTACCAACAATTACTGAAAGATTGGTATGCGATGCAGTCTTACGTTAACCAAGGTGACAGAGCCAGTTATGCAACACACATTGAAGATTATGTACGAAAGGTGGATAACTTTGTTTTTCGTTTGCAAGAGTTCGCAGAGCTAAAATTAAAGATTGCTACAGGAGTAATTGCTGTTTCAATGCTCCTGATTATTGCTTTGGCTTATATTGGAGTGTGGTACACTCGGAAAAAAATTATTCGACCACTGGAACAATTAGTGAAAGCCAGTTGGCAAATTCAAAATAAGGATTTCGATCACATAAAATTAGCGGTTAATGAGCCGAATGAATTAGGTTTACTTTCCTCGACGTTTACTGAAATGTCGAATGAATTATTAAAACTTTATACCTCATTGGAAGATAAGGTTCAGGATAAAACCCGTCGCTTATTAGCAGTTAATCGCTCTTTACTTGTGTTGTATCAATGTTCTCAATTATTAACTGCTAAACCGATTAATAAAGAAGTCCTTAATCAAGTATTGAAAACAGTATTTGATAATGAACATTTGTTAGGTATTAAATTACATATTTATGGTGCAGAACATTGGAACGTCTCTATAGGTAATGCCTCGCAAGCCGAGTGGATTTCTACTGAAATTGCGATAGAAAATGAAAAATTGGGTATATTAAGCTGGAAACCTTCGTTACTTTGCCCTGATGAGAGGTTACTGCAGAATGTGTCAGAGATGATCGGGCGAAGCATTTATGTTGTTCAAGTACAAAAACAGCAGCAGCAATTGGTATTAATGGAAGAGCGAGCGATTATTGCACGAGAATTACATGATTCATTGGCTCAGTCACTGACTTTCTTTAAAATTCAAGTTAGTTTACTGAAATTAGCACAGAATGATGAAAAACGTAATAGTATTCTAACGGTATTCGAAAAAGCATTGAATGATGCTTATAGCCAGCTTAGGGAGTTATTAACGACATTTAGACTCACAATCCAAGAAGCAAATTTACAGCAGGCATTAGAAAAAACATTAGAAAGTTTAAGACCCAAAACAGAAGCACAGCTCCGATTAAGTTGTAAATTACCTTCCCATATGTTTAATGCTCAACAACAAGTCCATATCTTACAAATTGTAAGAGAGGCAGTAGTGAACGCCATTAAACATTCACAAGCAACAGAAATAGATGTAATTGCTGAAACGAATGATGAAGGCGAACATTGTTTAATTATTCAAGATAACGGTATTGGCTTGTCTACCCATACCGAACCTGAGGGGCATTATGGTTTAACTATTATGCAAGAGCGTTCAGCTGAATTGAAAGCTGATTTCTCCATTGAGAATATTGAAAGTGGAGGTGTGAAAGTGAAAATTGTCTTACCGAATATGATCAATATACGGTGA
- a CDS encoding YcgN family cysteine cluster protein yields the protein MQSSQEINENFWQKKSLLEMNDSEWEALCDGCGKCCYRKYIQGRGKRERLYYTSVACNLLDVNTGRCTNYLERFKIEKDCTKLTKKNLPDFGWLPKTCAYRLLYEGKPLYDWHPLISKDPHSVKNAGILIANGIHEKEVIDWFEFVIDEA from the coding sequence ATGCAATCTAGTCAAGAAATTAATGAAAATTTCTGGCAGAAGAAATCTCTGCTAGAAATGAATGATTCGGAATGGGAAGCATTATGTGACGGTTGCGGCAAATGTTGCTACCGAAAATATATTCAAGGACGAGGTAAGCGAGAGCGGCTTTACTACACTTCTGTTGCTTGTAATTTATTAGATGTCAATACAGGGCGTTGTACTAATTACCTTGAGCGTTTCAAAATTGAGAAAGATTGCACTAAACTAACCAAAAAGAATTTACCTGATTTTGGCTGGCTACCGAAAACCTGTGCTTACCGCTTGCTATATGAAGGAAAGCCTTTATATGACTGGCATCCGTTGATCTCAAAAGATCCTCATTCGGTAAAAAATGCAGGTATTTTAATTGCGAACGGTATTCACGAAAAAGAGGTGATTGATTGGTTTGAATTTGTAATTGATGAAGCTTAG
- a CDS encoding GNAT family N-acetyltransferase, with product MQIRKAIETDFEIILAIYNQAIPTYQITADLEFATTENRRKWFDFHLQAAQYPIWVVEDEVGVAGWFSFSPFYERSAFIHTSEISIYLDAQAKGKGYGSKIIEFMKAEMLNYNIHTLMAYVFELNTVSQNLMKKHGFELWGRFPHIANMGKDEQGEDKWRTLLMMSYQKGIE from the coding sequence ATGCAGATCCGAAAAGCAATAGAAACGGATTTTGAAATTATATTAGCAATATACAATCAAGCAATCCCAACGTATCAAATTACGGCTGACTTGGAATTTGCTACTACAGAAAACCGCCGTAAATGGTTTGATTTCCACCTCCAAGCAGCACAATATCCGATCTGGGTTGTTGAAGATGAAGTAGGCGTAGCAGGCTGGTTTAGCTTTTCCCCGTTTTATGAAAGGTCTGCTTTTATACATACCTCCGAAATCAGTATTTACTTAGATGCTCAAGCAAAAGGTAAAGGCTATGGGTCAAAAATTATTGAGTTTATGAAAGCCGAAATGCTAAATTATAATATCCATACGTTAATGGCATATGTGTTTGAACTTAATACTGTTAGCCAAAATCTAATGAAAAAACACGGTTTTGAACTTTGGGGGCGTTTCCCTCATATTGCTAATATGGGCAAAGATGAGCAGGGTGAGGATAAATGGCGAACGCTACTGATGATGTCTTACCAAAAAGGTATTGAGTAA
- a CDS encoding sigma 54-interacting transcriptional regulator yields MIGQSEKIKEVITKAKKFANLNAPLLIQGETGTGKDVFAKACHNFSDRRAKKFIAVNCAGLPAEDAETEMFGHRSSSSEAVGFFEYANGGTVLLDSISELSLEMQAKLLRFLNDGSFRRVGEDKEIQVDVRVICTSQKPLAQLVAEGKVREDLYHRLNVLTLNLPPLRERKEDIPLLADHFIAQVSEQLGVSKLEYDNAFLQALENYRWPGNLRELYNAIYRACTLSPSYRLSVKELNLPDASSGIDTLLFEESTLEQMMNQYEAQLLQKFYAEYPSTRKLAQRLGLSHTAVANKLRQYGLTKNGNTKDE; encoded by the coding sequence ATGATTGGTCAATCAGAAAAAATTAAAGAGGTTATTACTAAAGCAAAAAAATTCGCAAATCTGAATGCACCTTTATTAATTCAAGGGGAAACAGGTACGGGAAAGGATGTATTTGCAAAGGCTTGTCATAATTTTAGTGATCGTAGAGCAAAAAAATTTATTGCGGTAAATTGTGCGGGATTGCCTGCAGAAGATGCTGAAACAGAAATGTTTGGGCATCGTAGCAGTAGTAGTGAGGCAGTTGGTTTTTTTGAATACGCCAATGGTGGTACGGTTTTGTTGGACTCTATCTCTGAACTTTCTCTTGAAATGCAAGCAAAATTGCTCCGTTTTTTAAATGATGGATCTTTTCGTCGGGTTGGGGAAGACAAAGAAATTCAGGTTGATGTGAGGGTAATTTGCACATCACAAAAGCCTTTAGCTCAGCTTGTAGCTGAAGGAAAAGTAAGAGAAGATCTTTATCATCGATTAAATGTACTAACACTAAATCTTCCGCCTTTACGAGAACGTAAAGAGGATATTCCTTTACTGGCTGATCATTTCATTGCTCAAGTAAGTGAACAACTCGGTGTGAGTAAGCTTGAGTACGATAATGCTTTTCTACAAGCTTTAGAAAATTATCGTTGGCCGGGTAATTTACGTGAGCTTTACAATGCTATTTATCGAGCCTGTACGCTCTCACCAAGCTATCGCTTATCAGTTAAAGAGTTAAATTTACCTGATGCTTCGAGTGGAATTGATACTTTATTATTTGAAGAATCCACCCTCGAACAAATGATGAATCAATATGAGGCACAGCTATTGCAAAAATTTTACGCGGAATACCCAAGCACTCGTAAATTAGCACAAAGATTGGGGCTTTCGCATACAGCAGTTGCAAATAAATTACGCCAATATGGATTAACCAAAAATGGAAATACGAAAGATGAATAA
- a CDS encoding pyridoxal phosphatase, with product MAYQAVAFDLDGTLLSSNATILESSKQAIKKIREKGIKVYFVTGRHHTAVRPYYKELDLDTPVVCCNGTYVYDFKNEKAIMGNPLPPEVASKLINEAQAQGIHTAVYFEDAMTYETLNVHFEKFQKWVTSCPEEVRPNVYQVEKFQQEIDKGLTVWKVLISDPDLGKMQNFVKKLPLDQVSPEWSWVDRVDIASVGNSKGARLAELLKTEGIELENVIAFGDNFNDISMLAAVGLGIAMGGSEEEEVQQNAKKTIGSNNEDSIANELKVQFNL from the coding sequence ATGGCTTACCAAGCGGTTGCTTTTGATTTAGATGGCACATTACTTTCATCAAATGCTACGATTTTAGAATCTAGTAAACAGGCAATTAAGAAGATAAGAGAAAAGGGCATAAAGGTTTATTTTGTTACCGGCAGGCATCACACAGCGGTTCGCCCTTATTATAAAGAACTAGATTTAGACACGCCTGTTGTGTGCTGTAATGGTACTTATGTATATGATTTTAAAAATGAAAAAGCAATCATGGGTAATCCGTTACCACCGGAAGTTGCATCGAAATTAATCAATGAGGCACAAGCTCAAGGTATTCATACAGCTGTTTATTTTGAGGATGCAATGACTTATGAAACGCTAAATGTTCACTTTGAAAAATTTCAAAAATGGGTCACATCTTGTCCTGAAGAAGTTCGTCCGAATGTTTATCAAGTTGAGAAATTTCAGCAAGAAATAGATAAAGGCTTGACCGTTTGGAAAGTGTTAATCAGCGATCCTGATTTAGGCAAAATGCAAAATTTTGTGAAAAAACTACCGCTTGATCAAGTAAGCCCTGAATGGTCGTGGGTAGATCGTGTTGATATTGCCAGCGTTGGTAATAGCAAAGGAGCAAGACTCGCGGAATTATTAAAAACAGAAGGGATTGAATTAGAAAACGTGATCGCATTTGGTGATAATTTTAATGATATCTCTATGCTAGCAGCAGTTGGACTAGGTATTGCAATGGGTGGTTCGGAAGAAGAAGAAGTACAGCAAAATGCGAAGAAAACAATTGGTTCAAATAATGAAGACAGTATTGCCAATGAATTAAAAGTACAATTTAATCTTTAA
- a CDS encoding ABC transporter substrate-binding protein: MNKLAVLFSVVFANFGLNSTASAAPSIPNTLLENSLVYCTSPSGFSFNPQKSDVSSNMNVVTEQIYDKLVEFNPKKNHLEPALAERYSISEDGLEITLHLRKNVAFHSTSWFTPTRTLNAEDVIFSLNRMIGKNGDLPEIESEAEKALHHQRQTYIYQKATSQVYYPYFESVDLANKIESINSPSNHIVKIRLTKPDSSILAHLASQYAVILSKEYALQLNADDNLAQLDLLPVGTGVYQLADYENNSYVRLKPNTDYWSKKANIENMVVDFSTEATGRMAKFLNNECNVVAFPEPSQMSVLMDEHLVSSKGANLVYLAFNMQKEIGLDLPLRQQISRSINRKRIAESLFYGIGEVADNVLPTALWAKKNAESYPYEPQLKTAEQSVEKTKNFANRAALELWVINESRVYNQHPLKMAEMIRADLAKQNLDIRIRKVSRAYLVQQLENKTADYDLILGGWLANNLDLNSFLEPLLSCKTAHTVTNLSNWCNEDFDFWLETARLSDDKASSNLLYEFAQKLLEEQLPILPLVNANRVLVVKNGIQQAEISPFGQVKLSELRLSSDNKKGN, from the coding sequence ATGAATAAACTAGCGGTTCTTTTCTCTGTCGTTTTTGCAAATTTTGGCTTAAATTCGACCGCTAGTGCAGCACCTAGTATTCCTAACACATTATTGGAAAATAGCTTAGTCTATTGCACTTCGCCATCTGGATTTTCATTTAATCCACAAAAGTCGGATGTGAGCTCGAATATGAATGTAGTAACAGAGCAGATTTACGATAAACTTGTTGAGTTTAACCCTAAGAAAAATCATCTTGAACCTGCGTTAGCTGAGCGTTATTCAATTAGTGAGGATGGCTTAGAAATCACACTACATTTAAGGAAAAATGTCGCCTTTCATTCAACGAGCTGGTTTACACCAACCCGTACGTTGAATGCGGAAGATGTCATTTTCTCTTTAAATAGAATGATTGGGAAAAACGGCGATTTGCCAGAAATTGAAAGTGAAGCAGAGAAAGCTTTACATCATCAACGACAAACGTATATTTATCAAAAAGCAACAAGCCAAGTTTATTACCCTTATTTTGAGAGTGTAGATCTTGCAAATAAAATTGAGAGTATTAATTCTCCCTCAAACCATATAGTAAAAATTAGGCTTACTAAACCAGACTCATCTATTTTAGCCCATTTAGCAAGTCAATATGCGGTGATCCTTTCAAAGGAATATGCGTTACAACTTAATGCGGATGATAATTTGGCTCAGCTTGATCTATTGCCAGTAGGTACGGGAGTGTACCAACTAGCAGATTATGAAAATAATAGTTATGTAAGGCTAAAACCGAATACCGATTATTGGAGTAAAAAGGCTAATATCGAAAATATGGTGGTAGATTTTTCTACAGAAGCAACAGGAAGAATGGCTAAATTTTTAAATAACGAGTGCAATGTGGTTGCTTTCCCTGAGCCTAGTCAGATGTCTGTATTAATGGATGAGCACCTTGTTAGCAGTAAGGGGGCGAATTTAGTCTATTTAGCATTTAATATGCAAAAAGAGATTGGACTAGATTTACCACTACGCCAGCAGATTTCAAGAAGCATTAATCGAAAACGTATTGCAGAAAGCTTATTTTATGGAATAGGTGAAGTCGCTGATAATGTTTTACCAACTGCATTGTGGGCGAAGAAAAATGCTGAAAGTTACCCTTATGAGCCACAGTTAAAAACAGCAGAGCAATCGGTTGAAAAAACGAAAAATTTTGCAAATAGAGCTGCTCTAGAACTATGGGTGATTAATGAAAGCAGAGTCTACAATCAACATCCGCTTAAAATGGCGGAGATGATTCGAGCTGATCTGGCAAAGCAGAATTTGGATATTCGTATCCGTAAGGTTAGCCGTGCTTATTTAGTGCAGCAACTTGAAAATAAAACTGCTGATTATGATCTGATTTTAGGAGGCTGGCTTGCAAATAATCTTGATCTTAATAGTTTTTTAGAGCCCCTTCTTAGCTGTAAAACGGCCCATACGGTGACTAATTTATCAAATTGGTGTAACGAAGATTTTGATTTTTGGCTAGAAACGGCTCGTTTAAGTGATGATAAGGCTTCATCGAATCTGTTGTATGAATTTGCACAAAAGCTACTAGAAGAGCAGTTACCTATTTTGCCATTGGTCAACGCGAACCGAGTTTTAGTTGTTAAAAATGGGATTCAACAGGCGGAAATTTCACCTTTTGGGCAGGTAAAATTATCTGAGTTACGTTTAAGTTCGGATAACAAGAAAGGAAATTAA
- the lpcA gene encoding D-sedoheptulose 7-phosphate isomerase: MYLEQIKAELQEAADVLDKFISDENNIKLIQEAAFLIANSFKQGGKVISCGNGGSHCDAMHFAEELTGRYRENRPGYPAIAISDVSHLSCVSNDFGYDFVFSRYLEAVGKKGDVLFGLSTSGNSKNVLNAIKVAKEKGMKVIAMTGKDGGQMAGLADVEIRVPHFRYADRIQEIHIKVIHILMMLIEFEMAKSE; the protein is encoded by the coding sequence ATGTATTTAGAGCAGATTAAAGCTGAACTGCAAGAAGCAGCAGATGTATTAGACAAATTTATTTCTGATGAAAACAATATCAAATTAATTCAAGAAGCCGCTTTCCTAATTGCTAATAGTTTTAAGCAAGGCGGAAAAGTGATTTCTTGTGGTAATGGCGGCTCTCATTGTGATGCAATGCATTTTGCTGAAGAATTAACAGGTCGTTATCGTGAAAATCGCCCAGGTTACCCTGCTATTGCAATTTCTGATGTAAGCCATCTAAGCTGCGTAAGTAACGATTTTGGCTATGATTTTGTATTCTCTCGCTACTTAGAAGCTGTTGGAAAAAAAGGTGATGTATTATTTGGCCTATCCACTTCTGGCAACTCAAAAAATGTATTAAATGCTATTAAAGTTGCTAAAGAGAAAGGAATGAAAGTCATTGCAATGACAGGTAAAGATGGTGGGCAAATGGCGGGCTTAGCCGATGTTGAGATTCGTGTGCCACATTTCCGTTATGCTGACCGCATTCAAGAAATCCATATTAAAGTGATTCATATCTTAATGATGCTAATTGAGTTTGAAATGGCAAAATCTGAATAA
- the recJ gene encoding single-stranded-DNA-specific exonuclease RecJ → MEKLIKKRPLLTTETLSENPLLNRIYQSRGIKTRKDLEHNLQHLHRPQQLANIEQAVELLINAFDKQNRIIIVGDFDADGATSTSLAIIALKQLGFEKVDYLIPDRFSQGYGLSIAVAEMALWKGVDLVLTVDNGVSSLEGVELLKQHGIKVLITDHHLPPETLPNADAIINPNLPFCTFPSKSLAGVGVIFYVMMALRAKMRERNYFANKAEPNFAELLDLVALGTVADVVPLDRNNRILVYQGLQRIRSGHCRAGIKALAEVGKRELSTLQAVDLGFSIAPRLNAAGRLENMSLGVELLICENMETARQLAFELDSLNQTRKEFEQEMKTEALAICAKLPSLTQSGQAHGIVLYQPDWHQGVIGILASRIKDQFNRPVIVFAQESEDSEYLKGSARSISGVHMRDLLEHIDMQYPELIEKFGGHAMAAGLTIHQSKLELFKQLLDQTINEIVEPEQLQGVIYTDGELSIQEFNLANAELIRNSGPWGQNFPEPCFEGEFTLLQQKLVAGKHLKLMLQSDSGQLLDAIWFNIDLRYFPDLSAKKARMVYKLDINEFRGNKALQLKVEYLNYL, encoded by the coding sequence GTGGAAAAGCTAATTAAAAAACGTCCTTTATTAACGACGGAAACTTTATCTGAAAATCCTTTATTGAATCGAATTTATCAAAGTCGGGGTATAAAAACGAGGAAAGATCTGGAGCATAATCTCCAACATTTACACAGACCACAACAACTGGCTAACATTGAGCAAGCAGTAGAGCTATTAATTAATGCTTTTGATAAACAAAACAGAATAATCATTGTGGGGGATTTTGATGCAGATGGTGCAACGAGTACCTCGCTTGCAATCATTGCGCTAAAGCAGTTAGGGTTCGAAAAGGTGGATTATTTAATTCCAGACCGTTTTTCTCAAGGCTATGGGTTAAGTATAGCTGTGGCTGAAATGGCATTGTGGAAGGGAGTAGATTTAGTTTTAACCGTAGATAATGGTGTATCTTCGCTTGAAGGTGTTGAGTTACTTAAGCAACACGGTATTAAAGTTTTGATTACCGATCACCATTTACCACCTGAAACATTACCCAATGCGGATGCAATAATAAATCCTAATTTACCATTTTGTACTTTTCCGTCTAAATCATTAGCGGGTGTTGGCGTAATATTTTATGTGATGATGGCATTGAGGGCAAAAATGCGGGAAAGAAATTATTTTGCGAATAAAGCTGAACCGAATTTTGCTGAATTGCTTGATCTAGTGGCTTTAGGAACTGTAGCTGATGTGGTTCCCCTTGATAGAAATAATCGTATTTTAGTTTATCAGGGATTACAACGAATACGTTCTGGCCATTGTCGAGCAGGCATAAAAGCATTGGCTGAAGTAGGGAAGCGGGAACTATCAACTCTGCAAGCGGTTGATTTAGGTTTTTCTATTGCACCAAGACTTAATGCCGCAGGACGATTAGAAAATATGTCTTTAGGTGTTGAGTTACTCATTTGTGAAAATATGGAGACTGCTCGCCAGCTTGCATTTGAATTAGATTCACTAAATCAAACACGTAAAGAGTTTGAGCAAGAGATGAAAACTGAAGCATTAGCTATCTGCGCAAAGTTACCTTCTCTCACCCAATCAGGGCAAGCTCATGGGATTGTACTTTATCAGCCAGATTGGCACCAAGGAGTAATTGGTATTTTAGCATCTCGAATTAAAGATCAATTTAATCGCCCTGTTATTGTCTTTGCACAAGAAAGTGAAGACAGTGAATACTTAAAAGGCTCAGCACGTTCAATTAGTGGTGTGCATATGAGGGATCTACTAGAGCATATTGATATGCAGTATCCTGAATTGATAGAAAAATTTGGGGGGCATGCAATGGCGGCTGGTTTGACTATTCATCAATCAAAGCTAGAATTATTTAAACAACTACTTGATCAGACAATTAATGAAATAGTTGAACCAGAGCAATTACAGGGTGTTATTTATACAGATGGTGAACTTAGTATCCAAGAGTTTAATTTAGCAAATGCTGAATTAATCAGGAATAGTGGACCTTGGGGACAAAATTTTCCTGAACCTTGTTTTGAGGGGGAATTCACGCTATTACAACAAAAATTAGTAGCAGGGAAGCATTTGAAATTGATGTTACAATCTGATAGTGGACAGCTGCTAGACGCTATTTGGTTTAATATTGATTTAAGATATTTTCCTGATCTTTCTGCTAAGAAAGCGAGGATGGTATATAAGTTAGATATTAATGAGTTTAGAGGAAATAAAGCGTTACAATTAAAAGTGGAATACCTGAATTATCTTTAA
- the rdgB gene encoding RdgB/HAM1 family non-canonical purine NTP pyrophosphatase produces the protein MEKTKVVLATSNAGKVKEMADVLAEFGFEVIAQSEFGIKSPEETGLTFVENALIKARFASKITGLPAIADDSGLSVEALDGAPGLYSSRYAGEQAIDADNRKKLIKEMADKENRSAKFVSCIVFLKHETDPTPYIALGECFGEILTEEKGENGFGYDSLFFYPPKLVTFAEMETREKKAISHRAIALDSLIQQLRGKK, from the coding sequence ATGGAAAAAACAAAAGTTGTACTTGCAACTAGTAATGCAGGTAAAGTAAAAGAAATGGCAGACGTGTTAGCTGAGTTTGGCTTTGAGGTGATTGCACAAAGTGAATTTGGCATTAAGTCACCAGAAGAAACAGGCTTAACCTTTGTTGAAAATGCGTTAATTAAAGCTCGTTTTGCCTCTAAAATTACAGGATTACCTGCGATTGCAGATGATTCTGGCTTATCGGTTGAGGCTTTAGATGGCGCTCCAGGGCTATATTCTTCCCGTTATGCCGGTGAGCAAGCAATAGATGCGGATAATCGTAAAAAACTAATAAAAGAAATGGCAGATAAGGAGAATCGCTCAGCAAAATTTGTTAGCTGTATTGTGTTCTTAAAACACGAAACAGATCCAACACCTTACATTGCACTAGGAGAATGTTTTGGTGAAATTTTAACAGAAGAAAAAGGCGAAAATGGTTTCGGCTATGATTCGCTCTTTTTCTATCCGCCAAAATTAGTGACTTTTGCAGAGATGGAAACTCGAGAGAAAAAAGCAATTTCACACCGTGCTATAGCTTTAGATAGCTTAATACAACAGCTAAGAGGGAAAAAATAA